A segment of the Prochlorococcus marinus str. SB genome:
ATTTTTACGTTTTTACTACCACTTCTTATATACATCCGGTCATCACCGGATCCAGCATCAATTAACTGTTCATTAGTGTTGCTGGTTTCAGCACCGCCACTATTCCCTGCATAAATCAGGTCATTTCCATCTCCTCCATAAATGGTGTCAGTACCTTCATTGCCATAAAGAGTATCATTCCCTCCTTCTCCATAGATTGTGTCATCACCGTCTCCACCTTCAATATTGTCATCACCATCACCACCGTAAATTGCGTCGTTACCATCTAATCCTTTTAGGGTGTCAACATTCTTTGATCCAATTAATAAATCATCACCGCTTCCTCCATCTGCTGTAATTCCATTTGAATTAAAATATATAATTTTTTCAGAAGTAGTTATTTCTCCAGAAGAAAATCCTTCATTATCTGTATATGAGACTTTGACTCTTATCTTTTTTCCTTGATCAGCAGAAGCTACAGTGTATGTTGAACTAGTTCCTACTTCACTCCAGCTGGTTGTATTATCTGAGGTTTGCCAGCTATAAGTTAAAGTTCCCGTTCCATCAGGATCAGCTGTATCAGTAGAAACGCTTAAAGTCTGACCAGCTTCTACTGTCCCTGATATTGAAAAAACCGCATTACCATCGTCTATTCCATCAACACTACTTGTCTCAACTAAAGTTCCATCTATAGTTTTTGTTACTGTGTAATTATCAGCAGATTGAGCATCAAAGTTTATTTGAGTAGATTGATTATCTGTATTTGTAAAATCAAAATTTAAAGAATCAAATCTTAAATTTACATCTGAAGAGTTTAATCCAATAAAAATTAAGTCATCTATAGTTTCAAAAAATCCTGTCCCTGATATATTTATTTGATCAAAAGTAAGGAAATCAGTTAGTAAAGAATCTCCACCATTTGTTGTATCAG
Coding sequences within it:
- a CDS encoding calcium-binding protein; translated protein: MSSGSISNLYVIARYLFSSFLTENFRNTDIYKSYILNQTFKKEITSGSLDLSNFTNSSETFKVKNLIFKLKPRNTSDIEIELKYNGTVTFNKASSSNNYYSSFSASLNPTCQITDTTNGGDSLLTDFLTFDQINISGTGFFETIDDLIFIGLNSSDVNLRFDSLNFDFTNTDNQSTQINFDAQSADNYTVTKTIDGTLVETSSVDGIDDGNAVFSISGTVEAGQTLSVSTDTADPDGTGTLTYSWQTSDNTTSWSEVGTSSTYTVASADQGKKIRVKVSYTDNEGFSSGEITTSEKIIYFNSNGITADGGSGDDLLIGSKNVDTLKGLDGNDAIYGGDGDDNIEGGDGDDTIYGEGGNDTLYGNEGTDTIYGGDGNDLIYAGNSGGAETSNTNEQLIDAGSGDDRMYIRSGSKNVK